One genomic segment of Bdellovibrionales bacterium includes these proteins:
- the nadB gene encoding L-aspartate oxidase, with protein sequence MNTRTDILVIGSGLAGLAFSLKAAEFAKVTLITKTQIENTNTRLAQGGVAAVTTTSHLDSVESHIQDTLTAGAGLCREEVVSEVVKSAANRIEDLIRWGVKFDFEAGSLALTREGGHSHRRILHIADQTGEGILLPLVEQVRNSSQIQVLENHFAIDLILNKQLSPFDFSPDRCLGAYVLNKGTGEVDTIMARVVVLATGGAGKVYLYTSNWSGATGDGIAIAYRAGARIANLEFMQFHPTCLFHPHARNFLISEALRGEGGELVTSTGQAFMNKYHALGSLAPRDVVARSIDAEMKKTGADCVYLDMSHLSGGFLIQRFPSIHNRCLELGIDMTKHPIPVVPAAHYLCGGILTDVNGQTDLRGLYALGECAATGLHGANRLASNSLLECLVVSHKASQHVRDQLHELEHSANEPPEWFLHDKEDPDEMIVVTHMWEEIRRLMWNYMGIVRSTRRLERAQHRLNNIIHEIREYYSHFKTHSEILELRNIALVADLSVKCALNRRESRGIHYNIDYPFSDEPGKGRDTILDPLNSEFNFRI encoded by the coding sequence ATGAATACTCGCACAGATATCTTAGTTATTGGTTCTGGTCTCGCCGGACTTGCCTTCTCTCTTAAAGCGGCAGAATTCGCAAAGGTCACCCTGATAACAAAGACGCAGATTGAGAATACAAATACTCGTCTTGCCCAGGGAGGAGTGGCTGCCGTCACCACTACTTCGCATTTAGACAGCGTGGAAAGTCATATCCAAGACACGTTGACAGCTGGGGCTGGTCTCTGTCGTGAAGAAGTTGTTTCTGAAGTGGTCAAGAGCGCGGCCAATCGCATTGAGGATTTGATCCGGTGGGGCGTGAAATTTGATTTTGAAGCAGGAAGTTTAGCCCTCACTCGCGAAGGTGGACACTCACATCGTCGCATTTTGCATATTGCCGATCAAACCGGCGAGGGAATCCTTTTGCCACTTGTCGAACAGGTCAGAAATTCTTCGCAAATTCAGGTCTTGGAAAACCATTTTGCCATTGATCTCATTTTAAATAAACAATTGAGTCCCTTTGATTTTAGTCCCGATCGTTGTCTCGGTGCCTACGTGTTAAATAAAGGCACCGGTGAAGTCGATACAATCATGGCTCGAGTTGTTGTGCTTGCGACGGGAGGGGCTGGAAAAGTCTATCTCTACACATCAAATTGGAGCGGTGCCACGGGTGACGGAATAGCTATTGCCTATCGCGCAGGAGCCAGGATTGCCAATCTTGAATTTATGCAGTTTCATCCCACCTGCCTTTTTCACCCTCACGCGCGTAATTTTTTGATTTCGGAAGCTTTGCGCGGAGAAGGTGGAGAATTGGTCACCTCGACTGGTCAGGCGTTTATGAATAAATACCATGCCCTTGGCAGTCTTGCTCCTCGCGACGTTGTGGCACGCTCCATCGATGCTGAAATGAAAAAGACGGGTGCTGATTGCGTTTATTTGGATATGAGCCATCTCTCTGGCGGTTTTCTCATCCAAAGATTTCCATCCATTCACAATCGTTGTTTGGAACTGGGAATCGACATGACAAAGCATCCGATCCCTGTTGTTCCTGCTGCCCACTATCTTTGTGGAGGGATCCTGACTGATGTAAATGGCCAGACCGATCTTCGTGGCCTTTATGCATTAGGGGAGTGCGCCGCGACGGGTTTGCATGGAGCCAATCGACTCGCCTCCAACTCTCTGCTTGAGTGCTTGGTTGTCTCGCACAAAGCCAGTCAGCATGTTCGAGACCAGCTTCATGAATTGGAACATTCTGCCAATGAACCACCCGAATGGTTTCTTCACGACAAAGAAGATCCCGACGAAATGATTGTCGTGACTCACATGTGGGAAGAAATTCGTCGTCTGATGTGGAATTACATGGGTATTGTTCGCTCCACCCGGCGCTTAGAAAGAGCTCAGCACCGTTTGAATAATATTATTCATGAAATACGAGAATATTATTCTCATTTTAAAACCCATTCAGAAATTTTGGAATTGCGAAACATTGCTCTTGTCGCAGACCTTTCTGTGAAGTGTGCATTGAATCGACGTGAATCCCGAGGTATCCACTACAATATCGACTACCCGTTCTCAGATGAACCTGGCAAAGGCCGAGACACAATCTTAGATCCTCTTAATTCTGAGTTTAATTTCAGAATCTAG
- a CDS encoding HAMP domain-containing histidine kinase, whose translation MLCIIFFKKSSTKGDVLIIPSHKSRITSGSYCVVERSGGGGHKMGLSKILNRKVQVVAIAVGAILLMAVLAGIQFASTFANDQREQLKVLTENQVSFARHSFQIQIGDLSRQLLQNLEREGSGGISASQEVFRQREGLGEFLAVAWVVEGTTTSWLATRPEMANRISFDFFEKRKSVLPVLAAKGSSVIWARLTEDNGQPLFVMLLEAKTSGGSGIAVGILPAQIFSEIGGFYKAQSAELLLVDEKGFAFAYTSPQYVGSQILNHPAVGRMFDLGSVSSSGESTNLEGKRAVFASEKLGDSNLYVMMTNPIDTLSSFFPGYLISLAGMAVVLALFSGLFLTFLIRRQSLGFDWLKGLVKQLANGQAFLLPGDRIPDISDLREDLIKLSAGPGKPQQPVEKKKSEVPLVPSTLPSKVRQPSELVAAPVDKIEFLREVGIGLVESLRPALSAILGHAQLARSKSGNDNQLKQHFTIIERESRRLRDILENLEGLSKEEKSELTKADLQEVVLSILSTQRIEFLNKGVQLKRSLHENGTVMLSMKGMRFVVEEIIRNAIFAMAEASKRELEVTTQLRGDKIALIFADTGKGIQKEVLGRVFDPFFTSQGHEERPGLGLTMAKRVVVMMNGTIAIESEVNKGTRVIIELPLIGTEQRVFDDEKTMKILSPQRELEELTMTSFRIDENIEFNKGDGTTPVPELVPTPTPAPTTAPSSSSTLRNGPSGQEPADSPGKVDLNKMKPLTGSHAAMLPSVPSDDEITLVGQVIGSSSDFGDSPPQESELLFQNIESEFAHSLPILNTLKRPDVSEDADVAMTFDEGEDEGGFMTINLVNQTSEILVKETEPENRVDPKSPVDSDLLDTGDDFEVTIRPPKVRV comes from the coding sequence ATGCTTTGCATTATATTTTTTAAAAAAAGCTCAACCAAGGGCGATGTCTTGATCATCCCTTCCCACAAAAGTAGAATAACTTCGGGATCTTATTGCGTGGTTGAGAGATCTGGCGGTGGTGGGCATAAGATGGGATTAAGCAAAATATTGAATCGTAAAGTGCAGGTTGTGGCGATTGCAGTTGGGGCGATACTGCTCATGGCGGTATTGGCGGGAATTCAATTTGCCAGTACCTTTGCCAATGATCAGAGGGAGCAACTGAAGGTTCTGACGGAGAACCAGGTTTCGTTTGCCCGCCATTCCTTTCAAATACAGATAGGTGATCTATCGAGGCAATTATTGCAAAACCTTGAGCGAGAGGGTTCCGGCGGCATTTCTGCTTCACAAGAGGTTTTTCGCCAACGGGAAGGGCTTGGAGAGTTTCTTGCGGTCGCGTGGGTTGTGGAAGGCACAACAACGTCGTGGTTAGCCACGCGTCCCGAGATGGCGAACAGGATTAGTTTTGATTTTTTTGAGAAACGCAAATCTGTATTGCCAGTTTTGGCTGCCAAAGGCTCTTCGGTGATTTGGGCTCGCCTAACTGAGGACAATGGTCAGCCACTTTTTGTGATGCTGCTGGAAGCAAAAACATCAGGAGGAAGCGGAATTGCTGTAGGAATTTTACCAGCGCAAATATTTTCTGAAATAGGTGGGTTTTATAAGGCACAAAGTGCCGAGCTGCTTTTAGTCGATGAGAAGGGTTTTGCATTTGCCTACACGAGTCCACAATACGTAGGATCTCAGATTCTCAATCATCCTGCCGTCGGGCGCATGTTTGACCTTGGCTCTGTGTCTTCATCTGGTGAGTCGACCAATCTTGAAGGAAAGAGAGCTGTTTTTGCCTCGGAGAAGTTGGGTGATTCAAATCTTTATGTGATGATGACCAATCCCATCGATACACTGAGCTCTTTTTTTCCAGGTTACCTTATCAGTTTAGCGGGAATGGCAGTTGTCTTGGCACTTTTTTCGGGACTCTTTCTTACTTTTTTGATTCGACGCCAATCTCTCGGGTTTGATTGGTTGAAGGGATTGGTGAAACAGCTCGCCAATGGGCAGGCTTTTTTATTACCAGGTGATCGAATTCCAGATATATCAGATCTTCGTGAGGATCTGATAAAATTGAGCGCTGGTCCGGGGAAGCCCCAGCAGCCAGTTGAGAAAAAGAAATCCGAAGTTCCATTGGTTCCATCCACATTACCGTCAAAAGTGAGGCAGCCCTCCGAGTTGGTTGCGGCTCCGGTTGATAAAATTGAATTCCTTCGTGAGGTGGGTATTGGTCTTGTGGAGTCCTTGCGGCCTGCTTTGTCTGCAATATTGGGACATGCGCAATTAGCTCGATCAAAAAGTGGGAATGACAATCAGTTAAAGCAGCATTTTACGATTATTGAAAGAGAATCTCGGCGTCTGAGGGACATATTGGAGAATCTCGAAGGACTTTCAAAAGAAGAAAAATCTGAGCTGACGAAGGCCGATCTTCAAGAGGTGGTATTGTCCATTCTCTCTACTCAACGAATTGAATTTCTTAACAAGGGAGTGCAATTAAAGAGATCTCTCCACGAAAATGGGACAGTGATGTTGTCTATGAAAGGAATGCGGTTCGTCGTTGAGGAAATCATTCGGAACGCCATCTTTGCAATGGCAGAGGCATCTAAGAGAGAGCTGGAGGTAACCACTCAACTTCGAGGTGATAAAATCGCTTTGATTTTTGCGGATACCGGAAAAGGCATCCAGAAAGAGGTGCTTGGAAGGGTGTTTGATCCTTTTTTTACGTCCCAGGGGCATGAAGAGAGACCTGGCTTGGGTTTAACCATGGCAAAAAGAGTGGTGGTGATGATGAACGGAACCATTGCAATCGAATCTGAGGTGAACAAGGGAACCCGAGTCATCATAGAATTGCCGTTGATTGGCACGGAGCAACGCGTATTTGACGACGAGAAAACAATGAAGATTCTGTCTCCGCAGAGAGAACTTGAAGAATTGACGATGACTTCGTTTCGTATTGACGAGAATATTGAATTTAACAAGGGGGATGGGACGACTCCAGTCCCAGAACTAGTTCCAACCCCAACCCCAGCGCCAACAACAGCGCCGTCCTCATCATCGACATTGCGAAATGGGCCATCCGGTCAGGAGCCTGCCGATTCTCCAGGCAAAGTTGATCTAAACAAGATGAAGCCATTGACCGGAAGTCACGCGGCAATGCTACCCTCGGTCCCGAGTGATGATGAAATTACGCTTGTCGGGCAAGTGATTGGATCGTCGAGTGACTTTGGAGATTCTCCTCCGCAGGAGAGCGAATTACTTTTTCAGAATATCGAATCCGAGTTTGCTCACTCTCTTCCAATTCTTAACACCTTGAAGAGACCTGATGTTTCGGAGGATGCTGATGTGGCCATGACTTTTGATGAAGGAGAAGATGAAGGCGGATTTATGACCATCAATCTGGTCAATCAAACTTCGGAGATTTTGGTGAAAGAAACAGAACCGGAAAATCGGGTGGACCCAAAATCACCCGTTGATTCTGATCTTTTGGACACTGGAGATGATTTTGAGGTGACGATTCGTCCGCCCAAGGTAAGGGTGTGA
- a CDS encoding GGDEF domain-containing response regulator has protein sequence MNIRKYRSSFLVYTIDSNESRRRFISDVLSSLDYRVDKHESLQGALAALPNSPPHFIIIDGGLLSYDRLREFLDFCPETHVIAICHRGEEQEFFSMLTKGLYDVLSWPLIDSAQLVGAIDRGAERDYFQYKNEQLIAKLQVLKGQLADENRDPNAKEQPRAEQLATQNIQGTQPLETRVSVQLQSLGELMKKMSAAGTMQEGIELLLENAYAWFGQPVIFFKYLPARRSLFLNLASGLVAEKYRGVGIDFSLGQMDFTSAQLKTPADIPAFREMLASALNIKEFLSYPLIEDGGVKGIIVVAKQDLGIDEVPFRLMLNYVWSHCLQLALRGRIHSLETSDPTTQVWNQRSFDSRLREELSRSRRTKLPVSLIRIGIDRFGEIKKTADSESIGLLLRAVAGIVRKTSRINDIVGRLSEDELGLVLPHTGSRGAAIKAERLRRMVESADFSKVLGGKKAVTVSVGVSEYPSFCHDADELYQSADNALFQVKEAGANRVCLASVPDGFVADFEVGPT, from the coding sequence TTGAATATACGCAAGTACCGAAGTTCCTTTCTCGTCTATACGATTGATTCTAACGAATCAAGGCGGAGGTTTATTTCTGACGTACTCTCCTCTCTGGATTATCGAGTGGACAAACATGAATCGCTTCAAGGGGCCTTGGCTGCCTTGCCAAACAGTCCACCCCATTTCATCATTATTGACGGTGGCCTTCTTTCATACGATCGCTTGCGTGAATTTCTTGATTTCTGTCCAGAAACCCATGTGATCGCAATTTGTCATCGCGGAGAAGAACAAGAATTTTTTTCGATGCTAACAAAGGGTCTCTATGATGTATTGAGCTGGCCACTTATCGATAGCGCACAGTTAGTCGGGGCCATCGATCGAGGGGCTGAGCGCGATTATTTTCAGTATAAGAACGAACAATTGATAGCCAAATTACAGGTTTTGAAGGGTCAATTGGCCGATGAAAATCGAGACCCAAATGCCAAGGAGCAGCCGAGGGCTGAGCAATTGGCTACCCAAAATATTCAAGGCACCCAACCTCTCGAAACGCGGGTATCTGTTCAGTTGCAAAGTCTTGGTGAATTGATGAAGAAAATGAGTGCCGCGGGGACAATGCAGGAAGGCATAGAATTATTATTGGAAAATGCCTACGCCTGGTTTGGTCAGCCAGTGATTTTTTTTAAGTATCTGCCTGCGAGACGTTCACTTTTCTTAAATTTGGCTTCGGGGTTGGTGGCAGAAAAGTATCGTGGCGTGGGGATTGATTTTTCTCTTGGCCAGATGGACTTTACCTCGGCACAACTTAAAACCCCTGCAGATATTCCAGCTTTTCGAGAGATGTTGGCGTCTGCTTTGAACATCAAAGAATTTTTGTCCTATCCTTTGATCGAGGATGGGGGAGTGAAGGGAATCATTGTCGTCGCTAAACAGGATCTTGGAATTGACGAAGTTCCTTTTCGTTTGATGTTGAATTATGTGTGGAGCCATTGTCTCCAGTTGGCACTGAGGGGCCGGATTCACAGCTTGGAAACTTCTGACCCAACGACTCAGGTCTGGAATCAAAGGAGTTTTGATTCCAGATTGAGAGAAGAGCTCTCTCGCTCTCGTCGAACAAAATTGCCAGTGTCCTTGATCAGAATTGGGATTGATCGATTTGGAGAGATTAAAAAGACAGCAGACAGTGAGTCCATAGGACTTTTGTTGAGAGCAGTTGCGGGAATAGTAAGGAAGACCAGTAGAATCAACGATATCGTTGGACGATTGAGTGAAGACGAGCTGGGGCTGGTACTACCGCACACTGGCAGCAGGGGGGCGGCCATCAAGGCGGAGAGATTGAGAAGAATGGTCGAGTCAGCAGACTTCTCAAAGGTTTTGGGAGGGAAAAAGGCCGTGACTGTCAGCGTGGGAGTGAGCGAATATCCCTCGTTTTGTCACGATGCCGACGAGCTTTATCAGTCGGCTGACAACGCTCTTTTTCAAGTTAAAGAGGCCGGCGCGAACAGGGTCTGTTTAGCTTCGGTACCCGATGGATTTGTGGCTGATTTTGAGGTAGGTCCGACGTGA
- the alr gene encoding alanine racemase has translation MKPSRNTSVEINRQALIANYRALKSLSGRDEFFCPMIKCNAYGHGAVRVGRWLFTEGVSCLGVALIEEALELRQAGLTQVDIFVFGIFHRDAARVIIDQNLVPVISTFEEIEYLRQALRQGETLKVHIKIDTGMRRLGFQPSQILDVRRHFEKASGLRLSGLCTHLVSGDDVGCQVSRSALQLEELFAIERLLGTQTLVKHALNSAGLINRSFSSEDDSSLRQYKGLGSRPGIALYGGFDSRDCVSEAGKTWVDSQLQPVMTLAAELIMIRDLKKGESVSYGGTWEAGGPARIGVVSVGYGDGYRRAFSNRGKFLVGRHTVPVIGRVCMDYTMIDLSSLAEPEQPKVGDQLVIFGDSTKLLRAVDLAQDLDTISYEIMTGITARVPRREVE, from the coding sequence ATGAAGCCGTCTAGAAATACCTCGGTAGAAATAAATCGACAGGCTCTCATCGCGAATTACCGAGCCTTAAAATCTCTCTCAGGGCGGGATGAATTTTTCTGTCCTATGATCAAATGTAATGCCTATGGTCATGGAGCTGTTCGGGTGGGTCGTTGGCTCTTCACAGAAGGTGTCTCGTGTCTGGGGGTGGCCCTTATTGAAGAAGCCTTAGAGCTGCGTCAGGCGGGTCTGACCCAGGTTGATATCTTTGTGTTTGGAATATTTCACCGAGATGCCGCGCGAGTCATTATTGATCAGAACTTGGTACCCGTCATTTCGACCTTCGAAGAAATTGAATATCTTCGTCAGGCGTTACGGCAGGGTGAGACCCTCAAGGTTCATATTAAAATCGATACAGGTATGAGGCGTCTCGGTTTTCAACCAAGTCAGATTTTAGACGTGAGAAGGCATTTCGAAAAAGCTTCGGGTTTGAGGTTAAGCGGACTCTGTACTCATCTGGTGAGCGGGGATGATGTGGGTTGTCAAGTTTCGCGGTCGGCGCTTCAGCTAGAGGAGCTATTTGCTATTGAGCGGCTTCTTGGAACTCAGACATTGGTTAAGCATGCTCTCAATAGCGCCGGATTGATTAATCGAAGCTTCTCCAGTGAAGATGATTCGTCACTGCGCCAATATAAAGGCCTTGGCTCCCGACCGGGAATCGCCTTGTACGGCGGCTTTGATAGTCGTGACTGTGTGTCTGAAGCGGGCAAGACTTGGGTTGATTCACAGCTGCAACCTGTAATGACCCTTGCTGCCGAATTGATTATGATTCGTGACCTTAAAAAAGGTGAATCCGTTTCTTACGGAGGAACTTGGGAAGCTGGCGGTCCAGCACGAATTGGAGTCGTGTCTGTAGGCTATGGGGACGGCTATCGTCGAGCATTTTCAAATAGGGGGAAATTTTTAGTCGGTCGGCACACCGTTCCGGTGATAGGTCGTGTGTGTATGGATTACACAATGATAGATTTGTCTTCCCTTGCGGAGCCAGAACAGCCGAAGGTAGGAGATCAGCTGGTAATTTTTGGGGATTCAACTAAGCTTCTGAGGGCTGTCGATTTGGCTCAGGATTTAGACACGATTTCCTATGAAATCATGACGGGAATTACAGCTCGGGTACCGCGGCGAGAGGTAGAGTGA
- a CDS encoding ABC transporter permease: MASRSFLDSWISYRRTLNHKIDQVFLVLWRYTYEIFFVCGKATIFFIGSVRLAFTRPFRFDEMVRHMEFVGNKSILIIALTGVFTGLALSYQIYLGFNLVNATNLVGPTVALGITRELGPVLTGLIVSARAGGAMAARLGTMRVSEQIDALEVMGIDPRQYLVSPRILAAVLTMPLLCGVFDFVAMAGAQFLCIHVLSLDEAVFWDKIRLWLDPGDINEGLLKAGVFGMVFAAVCTYMGFNTTGGAKGVGEATNKGVVYSMVIIICSNFFMTNLIRFYYAIMGIE; the protein is encoded by the coding sequence ATGGCTTCACGAAGTTTTTTGGATTCATGGATTTCCTATCGCCGGACCTTAAACCACAAAATTGATCAAGTTTTTCTGGTCTTGTGGCGCTACACCTATGAAATATTTTTCGTGTGCGGAAAAGCCACAATATTTTTTATTGGGTCTGTGCGGTTGGCGTTTACAAGGCCCTTTCGATTTGACGAAATGGTCAGGCACATGGAGTTTGTTGGGAACAAATCGATTTTAATTATTGCTCTTACCGGCGTCTTTACTGGCTTGGCACTTTCTTACCAAATCTATCTTGGTTTTAATTTGGTGAATGCAACGAATCTTGTGGGCCCAACTGTGGCTCTGGGGATCACACGTGAATTAGGGCCTGTGCTGACAGGATTGATTGTGTCGGCGAGAGCTGGCGGCGCGATGGCGGCAAGGCTCGGGACAATGAGAGTATCGGAGCAAATTGATGCTCTTGAAGTGATGGGCATTGACCCTCGGCAATATTTGGTCAGTCCAAGAATCTTGGCGGCTGTTTTGACAATGCCTTTGTTGTGCGGTGTTTTTGATTTCGTTGCGATGGCCGGAGCTCAGTTTTTGTGTATCCATGTTTTGAGCTTAGATGAAGCCGTGTTTTGGGACAAGATTCGCTTGTGGCTAGATCCAGGCGATATCAACGAAGGACTGTTAAAGGCCGGTGTTTTCGGCATGGTCTTCGCGGCAGTTTGCACCTATATGGGCTTTAACACAACGGGTGGAGCAAAGGGAGTTGGGGAAGCGACCAATAAGGGTGTCGTTTACAGTATGGTTATAATTATCTGCTCCAACTTTTTTATGACCAACCTGATTCGTTTCTATTATGCCATCATGGGAATTGAATGA
- a CDS encoding ATP-binding cassette domain-containing protein: protein MKTASLGSAIEIKDLYKSFDGGKDFVLNGLNLSIPKGVITVLIGYSGTGKSVLLRHILGLLKPTSGTIEVLNRNLWEMSDKDLVEYRCRLGVLFQYAALFDDMTVLENVCFPLKEHRRDLSPGAVIDIAVNKLQISGMEAKHFAKLPGELSGGMRKRVGLARALALDPEIILYDEPTTGLDPILTEMVDNLILETHRRQKGCTSVIVSHDLFAAFRIGEYIVMLDKGKVLLSGTVDDFLHSEVDLVKRFVQKGFYKK from the coding sequence ATGAAGACCGCTTCATTGGGCTCAGCTATTGAAATAAAGGATCTTTACAAGTCTTTTGATGGGGGGAAGGACTTTGTTCTCAATGGCCTCAATCTTAGTATTCCAAAGGGTGTCATTACGGTGCTGATTGGTTACTCAGGTACTGGTAAAAGTGTATTGCTAAGACACATATTGGGTCTTCTCAAGCCCACATCTGGGACTATCGAAGTACTTAATCGAAATCTCTGGGAAATGTCAGATAAAGATCTAGTCGAGTACAGGTGTCGACTGGGAGTGCTGTTTCAGTACGCTGCTCTTTTTGACGACATGACCGTATTGGAAAATGTTTGCTTTCCATTGAAGGAGCATCGTCGTGATTTGAGCCCTGGGGCAGTGATCGATATTGCTGTAAATAAATTGCAAATATCAGGAATGGAAGCCAAACATTTTGCAAAATTGCCCGGCGAATTGAGCGGAGGGATGCGAAAGCGCGTGGGATTGGCTCGTGCGTTGGCCCTTGATCCAGAAATCATTTTATACGATGAACCAACGACGGGATTAGATCCCATTCTCACTGAAATGGTGGATAATTTGATATTGGAAACCCATCGTCGTCAAAAAGGATGCACTTCGGTGATTGTGTCCCACGATCTTTTTGCTGCTTTTCGAATTGGTGAGTACATAGTGATGTTAGACAAGGGAAAGGTGCTCCTCTCGGGAACGGTCGATGATTTTTTGCATTCAGAGGTGGATCTGGTTAAGAGATTTGTTCAAAAGGGTTTTTACAAAAAATGA
- a CDS encoding MCE family protein, with translation MMFFNAPEFKVGVLVVTVAGLIAVMSMKVAEGPGILGSNSKHSFVLQDASGLVRNSSVKMAGIKVGVIDEIVLEAGKARVRIIIDKGVPLTMSGKVEIRADGILGDKHVELVPGNPADPLLPDGSEIFNASEKGSMDKIMNEVGRITESLGKLSDTLNNAASEGDQSTTIGRILRNIETVSKDLSELTGNNKSKIHDIVDQVHGITATLDEFINDDSPKGFKTGWQKAVDGLHRIDATLKNIEEITDKVNRGEGTIGRLVNDEETVDELNSAIRNVNDFIGGAAQMETSVDFHSEYLTQMSDAKSFLSLRIQPGLDRYYELGVVDDPKGLVKSTSTSTEVNGGAPTITDETKTYRNQVKFNALFAKNFHDFTIKGGIIENSGGVGFDYHLLNRRLRLSLEAFNFNDIYVRAYARYNLMTGIYAIGGGDNILGRAGEFSSFIGAGIFITNDDLKALASKVSF, from the coding sequence ATGATGTTTTTTAATGCACCCGAATTTAAAGTGGGAGTTCTCGTGGTGACAGTCGCGGGCCTCATCGCCGTGATGTCTATGAAAGTGGCAGAGGGCCCCGGCATATTGGGGAGCAACAGCAAACATAGTTTTGTCCTCCAAGATGCAAGCGGGCTCGTGCGCAACAGCTCAGTAAAGATGGCAGGGATCAAAGTCGGCGTTATCGATGAGATTGTATTGGAGGCCGGTAAGGCTCGAGTGAGGATTATCATAGACAAGGGTGTTCCGCTCACGATGTCGGGAAAGGTGGAAATTCGGGCTGATGGCATTCTTGGCGACAAACACGTTGAATTGGTTCCGGGAAATCCAGCCGACCCACTTCTTCCTGATGGTTCAGAGATTTTCAATGCCTCAGAAAAAGGTTCGATGGATAAAATCATGAACGAAGTCGGAAGGATCACCGAATCCCTGGGGAAGTTGTCTGATACCTTAAATAATGCGGCGAGCGAGGGCGATCAGTCCACGACCATTGGTCGCATTCTTAGAAATATTGAGACGGTCTCTAAAGATTTGAGCGAATTGACTGGTAACAATAAGAGCAAGATTCATGACATCGTGGACCAGGTTCATGGAATCACCGCAACTTTGGATGAATTTATCAATGATGACAGTCCCAAAGGGTTTAAAACAGGTTGGCAGAAAGCCGTCGATGGGCTTCATCGAATCGATGCCACCTTAAAAAATATCGAAGAAATCACCGACAAGGTCAATCGTGGGGAAGGTACAATTGGTAGGCTAGTCAACGATGAGGAAACCGTTGATGAACTGAATTCCGCCATACGCAATGTGAATGATTTCATTGGCGGAGCCGCCCAGATGGAAACAAGTGTTGATTTTCACTCAGAATATTTGACTCAGATGTCTGATGCGAAATCCTTTCTTTCTTTGCGAATCCAGCCAGGGCTTGATCGTTACTATGAGTTAGGTGTTGTGGATGACCCGAAGGGTCTCGTGAAGTCAACTTCCACATCCACAGAAGTGAATGGGGGGGCGCCAACCATTACTGATGAGACGAAGACCTATCGTAATCAAGTGAAGTTCAATGCCCTTTTTGCAAAGAATTTTCACGATTTTACGATAAAAGGTGGAATAATTGAGAACTCAGGAGGGGTCGGTTTTGATTATCACCTTTTGAATCGGCGTTTGCGACTAAGTCTTGAGGCTTTTAATTTTAATGATATATATGTTCGAGCTTATGCTCGATATAATCTCATGACGGGTATTTATGCGATAGGTGGCGGCGATAACATCTTGGGGCGTGCTGGTGAATTCAGTTCCTTTATTGGAGCAGGGATCTTTATTACTAACGATGACTTGAAAGCTTTAGCTTCGAAGGTTTCATTCTAA